In one window of Nodosilinea sp. PGN35 DNA:
- a CDS encoding 2OG-Fe(II) oxygenase, whose translation MSYYRCQPEAFTAAYLHNLRGAIQSCQYFATNNLNRDFIATKGFSVVFTQAGRTEVDRQFPAFKPYLDRALLPHCNAFYLNPLLLNQGSRVDPHIDRSLRSYRKTIEPPEQVSVLYVQVPADLVRGELVLQRGRQQVAQIRPQTGLLLHFQGDLTHSVNAVASAGSRLSLVCEQYCLEAKALWDIPEFLIESRATAPAKTRR comes from the coding sequence ATGAGCTACTACCGCTGCCAGCCCGAAGCCTTTACGGCGGCCTACCTGCACAACCTGCGGGGGGCGATTCAGTCGTGCCAATACTTTGCCACCAACAACCTCAACCGCGACTTTATTGCCACCAAGGGCTTTTCTGTGGTGTTCACCCAGGCGGGCCGCACGGAGGTCGATCGCCAGTTTCCCGCTTTTAAGCCCTACCTCGACCGGGCGCTGCTGCCCCACTGCAACGCTTTTTACCTCAACCCGCTGCTGCTAAACCAGGGATCGCGGGTTGACCCCCACATCGATCGCTCCCTGCGGTCCTACCGCAAAACCATTGAGCCCCCCGAGCAGGTCAGCGTGCTCTACGTGCAGGTGCCCGCCGATCTGGTCAGGGGCGAACTGGTCTTGCAGCGGGGGCGGCAGCAGGTGGCTCAAATTCGGCCCCAGACCGGGCTACTGCTGCACTTTCAAGGCGATTTGACCCACTCGGTCAACGCCGTGGCCAGCGCTGGCAGCCGCCTCAGCCTGGTGTGCGAGCAGTACTGCCTAGAGGCCAAGGCGCTGTGGGATATTCCTGAGTTTTTGATCGAGTCTCGGGCGACGGCCCCGGCCAAAACGCGGCGGTAG
- a CDS encoding NAD(+) kinase: MPKVGIIYNDVKPVAYQVALDWEEKLTRRGYTVSLATGMGGILGYSQPERPICHTPLDSLVPPNFDADMEFAVVLGGDGTVLSAFRQIAPIGVPLLTVNTGHMGFLTEAYLNQLPQAMEQVLAGDYEVEERGMMSVRLFHETTLVWEALCLNEMVLHREPLTSMCHFEVAIGCHSPVDIAADGIIVSTPTGSTAYSLSAGGPVIAPGVSVTQLIPICPHSLASRGLVFPDREQVIIRSANPDPLVLIVDGNAGCYVMTKDEVSTCRAPYPARFIRLRPPEFFTVLREKLGWGLPHIAKPTSVELP, encoded by the coding sequence GTGCCCAAGGTTGGCATTATCTACAACGACGTTAAGCCTGTGGCCTACCAGGTCGCTCTCGACTGGGAGGAGAAACTGACTCGCCGGGGCTACACCGTCAGCCTGGCCACGGGTATGGGCGGTATTTTGGGCTATTCTCAACCCGAACGCCCCATTTGCCATACGCCCCTTGACAGCCTGGTGCCGCCCAATTTCGATGCCGATATGGAGTTTGCTGTGGTGCTGGGGGGCGACGGCACCGTGCTGTCGGCCTTTCGGCAAATTGCCCCGATTGGGGTGCCGCTGCTGACGGTAAATACGGGCCACATGGGGTTTTTAACTGAGGCTTACCTCAACCAGCTACCCCAGGCGATGGAGCAGGTGCTGGCGGGCGACTACGAAGTCGAAGAGCGGGGCATGATGTCGGTGCGCCTTTTCCACGAGACTACGCTGGTGTGGGAAGCCCTCTGCCTCAACGAGATGGTGCTGCACCGGGAGCCCCTGACCAGCATGTGCCACTTTGAGGTGGCCATTGGCTGCCACTCTCCAGTGGATATTGCCGCCGACGGCATCATTGTCTCGACGCCCACGGGGTCTACGGCCTATTCGCTCTCGGCGGGGGGGCCGGTAATTGCCCCTGGGGTATCGGTTACCCAGCTAATTCCCATCTGTCCGCACTCGCTGGCGTCGCGGGGGCTGGTGTTTCCCGATCGCGAGCAGGTGATAATTCGCTCGGCCAACCCCGACCCCCTGGTGTTGATTGTGGACGGCAACGCAGGCTGCTACGTGATGACCAAAGACGAGGTCAGCACCTGCCGTGCCCCCTACCCGGCCCGTTTCATTCGCCTGAGACCGCCCGAATTTTTTACCGTGCTGCGGGAAAAGCTGGGCTGGGGGCTACCGCATATTGCCAAGCCCACGTCGGTGGAGCTACCGTAG
- a CDS encoding NAD(P)/FAD-dependent oxidoreductase: MLRLSQIKLPLDHPDAALEEAILKKLHLAAADLTHYTIFKRSYDARKKGSITLVYIVDVETPKEKALLKRFKKDATVSVTPDLTYRPVAQAPKGFQNRPVVIGMGPCGMFAGLLLAQMGFRPIILERGKAVRDRSVDTFGFWLKKTLNPESNAQFGEGGAGTFSDGKLYSQVSDPHHYGRKVLTELVNAGANPEILYINKPHIGTYRLVKIVQTLRAMIESLGGEIRFQTRVVDLDIDRGQVRGVRLDNGDYLASDHVVLAVGHSARDTFQMLHERGVYIEAKPFSIGFRIEHPQSLIDQCRLGEQAGHPRLGSADYKLVHHCENGRSVYSFCMCPGGKVVAAASEPGRLVTNGMSEYARDESNANSAIVVGITPEVDYPEGPLAGIALQRRLEEFAFELGGGTYEAPGQLVGDFLAGRPSTRFGEVQPSYKPGVKLGDLSGSLPDYAIAAIREAIPAFDRKIHGFAMADAVLTGVETRTSSPIRIQRNEQFQSLNTAGLYPAGEGAGYAGGILSAGIDGIRVAEAVALSLLKGQSLS, encoded by the coding sequence ATGCTCCGCCTCAGCCAAATCAAACTCCCCCTCGACCACCCCGACGCGGCGCTGGAGGAAGCTATTCTCAAAAAGCTGCACCTGGCGGCGGCAGATCTAACCCACTACACCATCTTCAAGCGCAGCTACGACGCCCGCAAAAAGGGCAGTATCACCCTGGTCTACATCGTCGATGTGGAAACCCCCAAGGAAAAGGCCCTGCTCAAGCGGTTTAAGAAAGACGCTACGGTGAGCGTCACCCCCGATCTGACCTACCGCCCGGTGGCCCAGGCCCCCAAAGGGTTTCAGAATCGCCCCGTTGTGATCGGCATGGGGCCGTGCGGCATGTTTGCGGGGTTGCTGCTGGCGCAGATGGGGTTTCGGCCCATTATTTTAGAGCGGGGCAAGGCGGTGCGCGATCGCAGCGTTGACACCTTTGGCTTTTGGCTGAAGAAAACCCTCAACCCCGAGTCCAACGCCCAGTTTGGCGAGGGCGGCGCGGGCACCTTCTCCGACGGCAAGCTCTACAGCCAGGTGAGCGACCCCCACCACTACGGGCGCAAAGTGCTCACCGAGCTGGTCAATGCCGGGGCCAATCCGGAGATTCTTTACATCAACAAACCCCACATTGGCACCTACCGCCTGGTCAAAATCGTGCAGACCCTGCGGGCCATGATTGAGTCCCTCGGCGGCGAGATTCGCTTTCAAACCCGCGTCGTCGATCTAGATATTGACCGGGGCCAGGTGCGCGGCGTGCGCCTCGACAACGGCGACTACCTGGCCAGCGACCACGTGGTGCTGGCGGTGGGCCACAGCGCCCGCGACACTTTCCAGATGCTGCACGAGCGCGGCGTCTACATTGAGGCCAAGCCCTTTTCCATTGGCTTTCGCATCGAGCATCCCCAGTCGCTGATCGACCAGTGCCGGTTGGGCGAGCAGGCCGGGCACCCCCGCCTGGGCTCCGCCGACTACAAGCTGGTACACCACTGCGAAAATGGGCGATCGGTCTACAGCTTTTGCATGTGCCCCGGCGGCAAGGTGGTGGCGGCGGCGTCAGAACCGGGCCGCCTGGTGACCAACGGCATGAGCGAGTACGCCCGCGATGAGTCGAACGCCAACAGCGCCATCGTCGTGGGCATCACCCCCGAGGTGGACTATCCCGAGGGGCCGCTGGCGGGCATCGCCCTCCAGCGGCGGCTAGAGGAGTTTGCCTTTGAGCTGGGCGGCGGCACCTACGAAGCGCCGGGGCAGCTGGTGGGTGATTTTTTAGCGGGGCGTCCGTCCACCCGCTTTGGGGAGGTGCAGCCCTCCTACAAGCCGGGGGTGAAGCTGGGGGATTTGAGCGGCAGCTTGCCGGACTATGCGATCGCCGCCATCCGCGAGGCCATCCCCGCCTTCGACCGCAAAATCCACGGCTTTGCCATGGCCGACGCCGTGCTCACCGGCGTCGAGACCCGCACCTCTTCGCCCATTCGCATCCAGCGCAACGAGCAGTTTCAGAGCCTCAACACCGCCGGGCTCTACCCCGCTGGCGAAGGGGCGGGCTACGCCGGGGGCATTCTCTCCGCCGGTATCGACGGCATTCGGGTGGCCGAGGCCGTGGCCCTGAGCCTACTAAAAGGGCAATCCCTGTCTTAG